One region of Natronorubrum aibiense genomic DNA includes:
- a CDS encoding 6-hydroxymethylpterin diphosphokinase MptE-like protein codes for MEFDEWEPVYEAILREFGYDRVGDERARDVLASLTDAFDFERLSSARDATVAIAGAGPSLTDESALERIRAADLVFAASTAVDVLVDHDVAVDCMVTDLDKNPETVRRLTHEGVPVAIHAHGDNIPALRSVVPDCAVEAVLATTQAAPRGPVRNVGGFTDGDRTAFLADHLGASRLVFVGWDFDDPSVGPEKARKLEWAERLLYWLETRRGERFAVLDGRRNEIETQALPLE; via the coding sequence ATGGAGTTCGACGAGTGGGAGCCCGTTTACGAGGCGATCCTGCGCGAGTTCGGATACGATCGAGTCGGTGATGAGCGAGCACGCGACGTGTTGGCCTCGCTAACCGACGCGTTCGACTTCGAGCGCCTCTCGAGCGCTCGTGACGCGACGGTCGCGATCGCCGGCGCTGGCCCCTCGCTTACGGACGAATCGGCGCTCGAGCGGATTCGTGCGGCCGACCTCGTTTTCGCGGCCTCGACGGCCGTCGACGTACTCGTCGACCACGACGTCGCCGTCGACTGTATGGTGACCGACCTCGACAAGAACCCCGAGACGGTCCGCCGGTTGACCCACGAGGGCGTGCCGGTCGCGATCCACGCCCACGGCGACAACATCCCGGCGCTTCGATCGGTCGTGCCCGACTGTGCGGTCGAGGCCGTGCTGGCGACGACGCAGGCTGCGCCACGGGGGCCGGTCCGGAACGTCGGCGGGTTCACCGACGGCGACCGGACGGCGTTTCTCGCGGATCACCTCGGCGCGTCGCGACTCGTCTTCGTCGGCTGGGACTTCGACGACCCGTCGGTGGGCCCTGAGAAGGCCCGAAAACTCGAGTGGGCCGAACGGCTGCTGTACTGGCTCGAGACGCGCCGCGGCGAGCGATTTGCGGTGCTCGACGGTCGTCGGAACGAGATCGAGACGCAGGCGCTGCCGCTCGAGTGA
- a CDS encoding Cdc6/Cdc18 family protein, whose translation MSANDDRDPLFRYDDPVFADERLLEITHLPGPDRIVGRDEQMQRVADALNPAIFGSEPNHLFIFGKTGTGKSLISRSVTQRVISEARRDDVTVKYAFIDCGEQNTEASIVKTIAQIVNDSEKSGVTVPDRGLGTGDYYKRLWQAVDHCTDVTIVILDEIDMLEDDEVLRKLSRAGENRRISDSSIGIIGISNKIDFPDHLSERVKSSLSRDELVFSPYDANQLVEILEKRRDAFHDDVLSDDVIPLTAALAAQEHGDARKAIDILRNAGRIAKKRNDTQVTADHVRDAKEKTEADRFNELIEGSPQQAKAILYSLTLLTENSSEKEFPTKIIYNQYKEVARRLDFDVLSERRVQEILQEQNFLNVIQSEREGRGRGRGAHAKHRLLENPSIVRKVLLRDSRLAVLEDDGTSE comes from the coding sequence ATGTCCGCTAACGACGATCGTGATCCACTCTTTCGGTACGACGATCCGGTCTTCGCCGACGAGCGCTTGCTCGAGATCACACACCTACCCGGTCCGGACCGGATCGTCGGACGCGACGAGCAGATGCAACGGGTTGCGGACGCCCTGAATCCCGCTATTTTCGGGAGCGAGCCCAACCACCTGTTCATTTTCGGCAAGACCGGGACCGGGAAGTCGCTCATCTCGCGGTCGGTCACACAGCGGGTGATCTCGGAAGCCCGACGCGACGACGTCACCGTCAAGTACGCCTTCATCGACTGCGGGGAACAGAACACTGAAGCGTCGATCGTCAAGACGATCGCCCAGATCGTCAACGACTCCGAAAAAAGCGGCGTCACCGTTCCCGACCGCGGTCTTGGCACCGGCGACTACTACAAACGACTCTGGCAGGCCGTCGACCACTGCACCGACGTTACCATCGTCATCTTGGACGAAATCGACATGCTCGAGGACGACGAAGTCCTCCGGAAACTCTCCCGTGCCGGCGAGAATCGTCGGATTTCGGACTCGAGTATCGGCATTATCGGCATCTCGAACAAGATCGATTTCCCGGATCATCTCTCCGAACGCGTCAAATCGAGTCTCTCCCGGGACGAACTCGTCTTCTCGCCGTACGATGCCAACCAGCTCGTCGAAATTCTAGAGAAGCGACGGGATGCGTTCCACGACGACGTCCTCTCAGACGACGTAATTCCGCTGACTGCCGCGCTCGCCGCTCAGGAACACGGCGACGCCCGTAAGGCGATCGATATTCTCCGGAACGCGGGTCGCATCGCGAAAAAGCGAAACGACACGCAGGTCACCGCCGACCACGTCCGCGACGCCAAAGAGAAGACCGAAGCCGACCGGTTCAACGAGTTGATCGAAGGCTCTCCACAGCAGGCCAAAGCGATCCTCTACTCGCTGACGCTGCTGACTGAGAACAGCAGCGAGAAGGAGTTCCCGACAAAGATCATCTACAACCAGTACAAGGAGGTCGCTCGCAGACTCGACTTCGATGTCCTCTCGGAACGTCGCGTCCAGGAGATCCTTCAAGAGCAGAACTTCCTCAACGTAATCCAGTCCGAACGCGAGGGTCGCGGCCGCGGCCGCGGCGCTCACGCCAAACACCGACTGCTCGAGAACCCCTCGATCGTCAGGAAAGTCCTCCTGCGGGACTCGCGATTGGCCGTCCTCGAGGACGACGGAACGTCTGAGTAA
- a CDS encoding DUF1059 domain-containing protein: protein MAQAHKLDCESVSDTCRFIIQSENEEEAVELAQKHMKEVHEQEYTEDELRDEHMQVV, encoded by the coding sequence ATGGCACAAGCACACAAACTCGATTGTGAATCGGTGTCGGATACGTGCCGATTCATTATTCAATCGGAAAACGAAGAAGAGGCGGTCGAACTAGCTCAAAAACACATGAAGGAGGTTCACGAGCAAGAGTACACGGAGGACGAACTCCGGGACGAACATATGCAAGTCGTCTGA
- a CDS encoding phosphatase PAP2 family protein, which produces MALAEVLLELALIVAAMLVTATVVIVGPRTIVSAIRDFRWRLEACVPAFAALAVVLVFRWSTQDIVQRLERRVLRNNITPYLFELDQLLFGTSPVAVIQSFQTELLTSFFVFIYIYGYAFLLIFPFIAYFALDEMDELSTLVRSFTANYAIGLVCYTLFMAFGPRNVDPLLFEGLLYDAFPQSRTLTNTINQSTNVFPSLHTSLSMTVFALAWVTREKYPLWLPVAGFLAISIAISTMYLGIHWFSDVVAGTVLALASVYVGNNYTVEELVASIRRFFENRLGPPNADGE; this is translated from the coding sequence ATGGCACTCGCTGAAGTACTCCTCGAACTCGCCCTCATCGTAGCGGCGATGCTCGTGACCGCGACGGTCGTCATCGTCGGCCCACGAACCATCGTGTCTGCGATTCGGGACTTTCGATGGCGGCTCGAAGCCTGTGTGCCGGCGTTTGCGGCGCTCGCAGTCGTGCTCGTCTTTCGATGGTCGACACAGGACATCGTCCAGCGACTCGAGCGACGCGTCCTCCGGAACAACATCACGCCGTATCTGTTCGAACTCGACCAGCTGCTGTTCGGGACGAGCCCGGTGGCCGTCATTCAATCCTTTCAGACCGAACTGCTGACGTCGTTTTTCGTCTTCATCTACATCTACGGCTACGCGTTCTTGCTCATCTTCCCGTTTATCGCGTACTTCGCGCTCGATGAGATGGACGAGTTGTCGACGCTCGTCCGCTCGTTTACGGCGAACTACGCGATCGGGCTGGTCTGTTACACCCTGTTTATGGCCTTTGGACCGCGAAACGTCGATCCGCTGCTTTTCGAGGGGCTGTTGTACGACGCGTTTCCCCAGTCGCGGACGCTGACGAACACGATCAACCAGAGCACGAACGTCTTTCCCTCGTTGCACACCTCGCTGTCGATGACAGTCTTCGCACTCGCGTGGGTGACTCGAGAGAAGTACCCGCTGTGGCTTCCCGTCGCCGGTTTTCTCGCGATCAGCATCGCGATTTCGACGATGTATCTCGGCATTCACTGGTTTTCCGACGTCGTCGCCGGTACTGTACTCGCCCTCGCCAGCGTCTACGTCGGGAACAACTACACGGTCGAAGAACTCGTCGCGTCGATTCGGCGCTTTTTCGAGAACCGACTTGGGCCACCAAACGCCGACGGCGAGTGA
- a CDS encoding HTH domain-containing protein codes for MTEPSVTTVCHVRAPLLLEPVDRQVETLRACAAEGTIDDLLLRSWPQEIALTDNSPYQEALESFERFDEWATQQGVSIRPPFTKRETTSQLSGKTTERLVMPLACLEVYVDDELVGVFPHTDEELEETYTTDEAIATLRTGEVPTPLGSVDAVPTPRDSTDGAEATRESVASNACPDCGGPVVDGQGLFACGDCGWVGTVSETGQYESWSEQPLKARTAQSVNQ; via the coding sequence ATGACGGAGCCATCAGTCACAACCGTGTGTCACGTTCGCGCACCGCTGTTGCTCGAACCGGTCGATAGACAGGTCGAAACGCTGCGAGCCTGTGCGGCGGAGGGAACGATCGACGACCTGTTATTGCGCAGTTGGCCACAGGAAATCGCACTCACCGACAACAGCCCGTATCAGGAGGCTCTCGAAAGTTTCGAGCGGTTCGACGAGTGGGCCACACAGCAAGGCGTGAGCATTCGACCGCCGTTTACGAAGCGGGAAACGACGTCGCAGCTCTCCGGGAAGACCACGGAGCGACTCGTGATGCCACTGGCGTGTCTCGAGGTCTACGTCGACGACGAGCTGGTGGGCGTGTTCCCCCACACCGACGAAGAACTCGAGGAGACGTACACGACCGACGAAGCGATCGCCACGCTTCGGACCGGCGAGGTGCCGACGCCGCTCGGATCGGTCGATGCGGTGCCGACGCCGCGTGACTCGACGGATGGTGCAGAAGCCACCCGCGAATCAGTCGCATCGAACGCCTGTCCTGACTGTGGTGGGCCCGTCGTCGACGGGCAGGGACTGTTCGCCTGTGGCGACTGTGGCTGGGTCGGGACCGTCAGCGAAACCGGACAGTACGAATCCTGGTCCGAACAGCCGTTGAAGGCGCGGACCGCGCAGTCGGTGAACCAGTAG
- a CDS encoding RNA methyltransferase, translated as MTADSSASDDSSKLTRTPPSVAVVDAQSPGNVGTIARAMKNFGFDDLLLVDPPELDPDGPAYGFAGHARDDILPNATEISFDRLVENYHTIGCTAVTNEDDHSHVRFPYSTPAELVDRLATVEAPTALVFGRERIGLTNEELARIDEICSIPAAAEYPVLNLGQAATITLYELQSLTLAADETQLPDVERVRAPEPTIDRVYDQWAALLEELNHPEEKRAKTMRMLRRVYGRADLTTGEANTLLGLLRRATERPAED; from the coding sequence ATGACGGCTGACTCGTCCGCATCCGATGACTCGAGCAAGCTGACACGGACGCCGCCATCGGTCGCCGTCGTCGACGCACAGTCGCCGGGCAACGTCGGAACGATCGCTCGCGCGATGAAGAATTTCGGATTCGATGATCTCCTGTTGGTCGATCCGCCAGAACTCGATCCCGACGGCCCCGCCTACGGCTTCGCCGGGCACGCTCGAGACGATATTCTCCCGAACGCGACGGAGATTTCGTTCGACCGCCTCGTCGAAAACTACCACACGATCGGCTGTACGGCGGTGACCAACGAAGACGATCACAGCCACGTTCGGTTCCCGTACTCGACGCCGGCCGAACTGGTCGACCGGTTAGCGACCGTCGAGGCACCCACTGCACTCGTCTTCGGCCGTGAACGGATCGGCCTCACCAACGAGGAACTCGCCCGAATCGACGAGATCTGCTCGATTCCGGCCGCCGCGGAGTATCCCGTGCTCAATCTCGGGCAGGCCGCGACGATCACTCTCTACGAACTGCAGTCGCTCACGCTCGCCGCCGACGAGACCCAACTGCCGGATGTCGAGCGCGTTCGGGCTCCCGAACCGACGATAGACCGCGTTTACGACCAGTGGGCCGCGCTACTCGAGGAACTCAACCATCCCGAGGAGAAACGCGCAAAGACGATGCGTATGCTCCGGCGCGTCTACGGGCGGGCGGACCTAACGACGGGCGAAGCGAACACCCTGCTCGGGCTCCTCCGTCGAGCGACGGAACGGCCGGCAGAGGACTGA
- a CDS encoding Lrp/AsnC family transcriptional regulator codes for MDDRDVRLLKAISELETGSPERLHEATGIPVSTIHYRLSSLREEGIITNDRYDVDLEELGLGVTVLVEIHADYQGSYEEFADRLLTVEGVTNVYFTMGETDFIVVARLSSSEMVERLIAEFEQLEGVDRTDSTFVISAIEERDALQSYSLETLLEELVDE; via the coding sequence ATGGACGACCGCGACGTGCGCCTGCTGAAAGCCATCTCGGAACTCGAGACCGGGAGCCCCGAACGACTCCACGAAGCGACCGGCATCCCAGTGTCGACGATCCACTATCGGCTCTCGAGTCTCCGCGAAGAGGGGATCATCACGAACGACCGCTACGACGTCGACCTCGAGGAACTCGGTCTCGGCGTGACCGTCCTCGTCGAGATCCATGCCGACTACCAGGGCTCCTACGAGGAGTTCGCGGATCGACTGCTGACCGTCGAAGGCGTCACGAACGTCTACTTCACGATGGGTGAGACCGACTTCATCGTCGTCGCCCGTCTGAGTAGCAGCGAGATGGTCGAGCGCCTGATCGCCGAGTTCGAACAACTCGAGGGCGTCGACCGGACCGACTCGACGTTCGTCATCTCGGCGATCGAAGAACGCGACGCCTTGCAGAGTTACAGCCTCGAGACGTTACTCGAGGAGTTGGTCGACGAATAG
- a CDS encoding ABC transporter substrate-binding protein, translated as MDDVASSTTRRGLLATLGVGASALAGCSERLWSQAETADSKQVSLTIKTISADDDRLAATIASRLRENYTAVGINATHETLPKAELYRDILLEGEYDVFVIRHAGFDEYDALYGLLHSNFYSERGWQNPFHFSDVTADNYLETQRAADGSKRSDALAALVEHLLQTTPYTAVAFPRTVSGVAEPLTVPTPLRRPHDYLEVMAHPENGPRDGPLEVGVFGEHLTEQRNPLTVDRNRIDGLLDLVYDPLVRRIDDEDVPWLADDVEWTERGQLRATVTLRPGLEWHDGEQLDVEDVAFTFSFLEDTSMDDVESGVPAPRYRGRQTLLDRTEIPDDDDRTIDLYFVETSQPVARRLLTIPLLPAHIWRERSAVVADRQTQALTDPNEDLVGSGLFAFSDATAGGMVELESFDAHVLREASDRPDVFEQFPRFDGLTFRISPNPGSMADSLVDGEIDVTASDLPPETARNVRNAPNTSTVSQSTDAFYMIGYNSQQDDLGNPNFRRLCSRLVDREHAVSEFFGGLARPATTPSELVGIRDWDVDADLESARVTEPLSFPGTAGELDTSRVQSLFTEIGYSYEDDVLLE; from the coding sequence ATGGACGACGTCGCTTCGTCGACGACTCGTCGAGGGCTGCTCGCAACACTGGGTGTCGGAGCCAGTGCCCTCGCCGGGTGTTCGGAGCGACTCTGGTCACAGGCCGAGACCGCCGACTCGAAGCAAGTCTCGCTGACGATCAAAACCATCTCGGCTGACGACGACCGGCTCGCTGCCACGATCGCGAGTCGACTCCGCGAGAACTACACTGCAGTCGGCATCAACGCGACACACGAAACGCTACCAAAGGCGGAACTGTACCGGGATATCCTCCTCGAGGGAGAGTACGACGTCTTCGTCATCAGACACGCCGGGTTCGACGAGTACGACGCCCTCTACGGGCTGTTACACTCCAATTTTTACAGTGAGCGCGGCTGGCAGAATCCGTTTCACTTCTCGGACGTGACGGCGGACAACTATCTCGAGACCCAGCGAGCGGCCGACGGTTCGAAACGGTCGGACGCGCTCGCGGCGCTGGTCGAGCATCTCTTGCAGACGACGCCGTACACTGCCGTCGCGTTCCCTCGCACGGTAAGCGGCGTGGCCGAGCCGTTAACAGTCCCGACGCCGCTGCGTCGTCCGCACGACTATCTCGAGGTCATGGCGCATCCGGAGAACGGCCCTCGAGACGGGCCACTCGAGGTCGGCGTCTTCGGCGAGCACCTCACCGAGCAACGCAATCCGTTGACGGTCGACCGAAACCGGATCGATGGCCTGTTGGATCTGGTGTACGACCCGCTGGTCCGACGCATCGACGACGAGGACGTGCCATGGCTGGCCGACGACGTCGAGTGGACCGAACGCGGCCAGCTCCGGGCCACTGTCACGCTCCGGCCGGGCCTCGAGTGGCACGACGGCGAGCAGCTCGACGTTGAGGACGTGGCGTTTACGTTCTCATTTCTCGAGGACACGTCGATGGATGACGTCGAGAGCGGCGTCCCCGCACCGCGCTATCGAGGTCGACAGACGCTGCTCGATCGGACGGAGATACCTGACGACGATGATCGAACGATCGACCTCTATTTCGTCGAGACGAGCCAGCCCGTTGCCCGTCGGCTCCTGACGATCCCCCTGTTACCGGCACATATCTGGCGCGAGCGGTCGGCAGTCGTCGCCGACCGCCAGACACAGGCACTTACGGACCCTAACGAAGACCTCGTCGGCTCCGGGCTGTTCGCGTTCTCGGACGCAACCGCCGGTGGCATGGTCGAACTTGAGTCATTCGACGCACACGTCCTCCGGGAGGCGTCGGACCGGCCCGACGTGTTCGAGCAGTTCCCACGGTTCGACGGGCTCACGTTTCGGATCTCTCCGAACCCGGGTTCGATGGCTGATTCGCTCGTCGACGGCGAGATCGACGTGACGGCGAGCGACCTCCCGCCCGAAACCGCTCGCAACGTTCGCAACGCCCCGAACACCTCGACGGTCTCCCAGTCGACCGACGCGTTCTACATGATCGGCTACAACAGCCAGCAGGACGATCTGGGGAACCCGAACTTTCGGCGACTTTGCTCGCGGCTCGTCGACCGCGAGCACGCCGTCTCGGAGTTCTTCGGCGGTCTCGCACGGCCGGCGACGACGCCGAGCGAACTCGTCGGCATTCGCGACTGGGACGTCGACGCCGATCTCGAGTCGGCTCGTGTGACCGAGCCGCTTTCGTTCCCGGGTACTGCCGGTGAATTGGACACATCTCGAGTCCAGTCGCTGTTCACCGAGATCGGTTACAGCTACGAGGACGACGTTCTCCTCGAGTAA
- a CDS encoding DMT family transporter, protein MKILDSVPSEYRQSVLFSMLALCWGSSFVAIEVGLEHVPPILFAGLRYALAGAIVLGYAAVVTDRVRPVGRAEWLVVTIAGVFVIALYHGLLYIGELYVSGAVAATVVSTAPILTVAFAGAVLPNERLGPVGIAGFVLGLLGVILVVQPSPAALGGDTIVGAAIVFASAVAFALGGVLVRPIESELPIETLQAWAMLLGAGVLFGWAALRGESVAAIELTTTALLSYAYLTFVSGVFAFLLYFELLEESGPTQVNLVGYAEPAVAIGVSWLVLDSLVDSLTIVGLLTILAGFLIIKRRAIRSLVRSKLEPTVVERRSTAGRQVDAQTDGGTPLEADTGARTDGGTPLETDVDTRTDGGTTDETVSTADVRVSAGEPPSIETRE, encoded by the coding sequence ATGAAGATCCTCGATTCGGTTCCATCTGAGTACCGTCAATCGGTACTCTTTTCGATGCTTGCACTCTGCTGGGGGAGTTCGTTCGTCGCGATCGAAGTCGGCCTCGAGCACGTTCCACCGATCCTGTTCGCCGGCCTGCGCTATGCGCTGGCGGGTGCGATCGTCCTCGGGTACGCAGCCGTCGTCACCGACCGCGTCCGCCCCGTCGGACGCGCGGAATGGCTCGTCGTCACCATTGCTGGCGTATTCGTCATCGCGCTCTATCACGGCCTGTTGTATATCGGCGAACTGTACGTCTCCGGTGCCGTCGCTGCCACAGTCGTCAGTACTGCGCCGATTCTGACAGTCGCGTTCGCCGGCGCGGTGCTCCCGAACGAACGACTCGGGCCTGTCGGCATCGCCGGTTTCGTCCTCGGCCTGCTCGGCGTGATCCTCGTCGTCCAGCCGTCGCCGGCGGCGCTCGGCGGTGACACGATCGTCGGCGCGGCGATCGTCTTCGCCTCTGCCGTCGCGTTCGCCCTCGGTGGCGTGCTCGTCCGCCCGATCGAGTCGGAGCTTCCGATCGAGACGCTGCAAGCGTGGGCGATGCTGCTCGGCGCAGGCGTCTTGTTCGGCTGGGCTGCCCTGCGCGGCGAATCGGTCGCCGCGATCGAGTTGACGACGACGGCGCTGCTCTCATACGCCTACCTGACGTTCGTCTCCGGCGTCTTCGCGTTCCTGCTCTACTTCGAACTGCTCGAGGAGAGCGGGCCGACGCAGGTCAACCTCGTCGGCTACGCCGAGCCGGCGGTCGCGATCGGCGTGAGTTGGCTCGTCCTCGACTCGCTCGTCGACTCGCTGACGATCGTCGGCCTGCTGACGATTCTCGCTGGCTTCCTCATCATCAAGCGGCGCGCGATTCGCTCGCTCGTGCGATCGAAACTCGAGCCGACGGTGGTCGAACGACGATCGACGGCGGGACGACAGGTCGACGCGCAAACCGACGGCGGAACGCCGCTCGAGGCGGATACCGGCGCTCGGACCGATGGTGGGACGCCGCTCGAGACGGATGTCGATACCCGGACAGATGGCGGTACGACAGATGAGACGGTTTCTACCGCCGACGTTCGCGTGTCGGCCGGTGAACCGCCGTCGATCGAGACGCGAGAGTAA
- the folP gene encoding dihydropteroate synthase yields the protein MNSVDAAGLGIGDDHPPRIMGVLNVSEESPYDPSVYDDPGEAAQYVDEELIGAGADIVDIGLESANKRFDVLSAEEELDRLHIALETIDHVSGEAIFSIETRYASVAEEALERGFDMVNDIAGFADPEMPVVCADHDVAVAKMASPPDLERPGAVEETPWSERKSPEWAEQAGYVDQVYEALKQNGMTDKTIVDPAFGGWSEAQTLADDRETFRRLREFRALGQPMLVSINRKNFLGELAGRDTDERLPVSLAATSMAVERGAHVIRTHDVAATRDAALIGNAFTERACAVTDGVSVSRLDVCSSSDLRAYLSERGVDPSVADDWSTIALEIDGLDTDARATVAAVVEDASPGVQYVDSEQPLVVGSKTDISDVVTRLRAETDDTGALAESFAEMIE from the coding sequence ATGAACAGTGTCGACGCGGCGGGGCTGGGAATCGGCGACGACCACCCGCCTCGAATCATGGGGGTTCTCAACGTCAGTGAGGAGTCGCCCTACGATCCGAGCGTCTACGACGACCCCGGGGAGGCGGCTCAGTACGTCGACGAGGAACTGATCGGTGCGGGGGCCGACATCGTCGATATCGGCCTCGAGTCGGCGAACAAACGCTTTGACGTGCTCTCTGCCGAGGAAGAACTCGATCGACTCCACATCGCCCTCGAGACGATCGATCACGTGTCGGGTGAGGCGATTTTTTCGATCGAGACGCGCTATGCGTCGGTCGCCGAGGAAGCACTCGAGCGAGGATTCGACATGGTCAACGACATCGCTGGCTTCGCCGATCCGGAGATGCCAGTCGTCTGTGCAGACCACGACGTGGCCGTCGCGAAGATGGCGAGTCCGCCGGACCTCGAGCGGCCGGGTGCCGTCGAGGAGACTCCGTGGTCCGAACGGAAATCGCCGGAGTGGGCCGAACAGGCGGGCTACGTCGACCAGGTGTACGAAGCGCTGAAACAGAATGGCATGACCGACAAGACGATCGTCGATCCGGCCTTCGGCGGCTGGAGCGAGGCTCAGACGCTCGCGGATGATCGGGAGACGTTCCGCCGACTGCGGGAGTTCCGCGCGCTCGGCCAGCCCATGCTGGTTTCGATCAACCGGAAGAACTTCTTGGGTGAACTCGCCGGCCGCGACACCGACGAGCGACTACCGGTTAGCCTCGCGGCCACGTCGATGGCCGTCGAGCGCGGCGCACACGTGATCCGGACTCACGACGTCGCCGCGACCCGGGATGCCGCCCTGATCGGAAATGCATTCACCGAGCGCGCGTGCGCAGTCACGGACGGCGTGTCGGTCTCCCGGCTCGACGTCTGCTCGAGTAGCGACCTCCGAGCCTATCTTTCGGAGCGTGGCGTCGATCCATCGGTTGCGGACGACTGGTCGACGATCGCTCTCGAGATCGATGGCCTCGACACCGACGCTCGAGCCACGGTTGCGGCAGTCGTCGAAGATGCCAGCCCAGGTGTGCAGTATGTGGACAGTGAACAACCGTTGGTCGTTGGTTCGAAAACGGATATTTCGGACGTGGTGACCCGTCTTCGGGCGGAAACCGACGATACAGGAGCGCTCGCAGAATCGTTCGCAGAAATGATTGAGTAA